In a genomic window of Anoplopoma fimbria isolate UVic2021 breed Golden Eagle Sablefish chromosome 6, Afim_UVic_2022, whole genome shotgun sequence:
- the LOC129092777 gene encoding uncharacterized protein LOC129092777 isoform X1, translated as MHQPMIFFVRPCSLTDMDVPLRVLLIITGLTGIHSITTVSKVSVKAGKSISIPCLYDSKYRNHVKYLCEGYYWHSCEYVIKTNQQNSGRISISDDKIQRIFTVTVNNLRDEDPGDYWCAVEINNGPDIHEYFHLSVSGTPNLYVDHQEITGSKGKDITINCYHLNPGKKSWCRLGSSCVTTGSSGLIDGTRVSINAKGHNVFTVTMSGLRTESSGWYQCVKGDLQMPVHVTVTEPTVTEPSTTTTLATTSTTLSPTTESLNLTSVLADRTPTTVQDEQQSGSAKLKKFIIPLSVLVFTVMLTLFIWFMLKRHKQTKSASSAMTEAEEEVTYSKVEHIRNTSNQRTKAERDEDVTYSSVVNKRQQTGQRVEVNDDNVTYSNVEHIRNTSSQRTKAERDEDVTYSSVVNKRQQNGQRVEANEDNVTYSTLA; from the exons ATGCATCAGCCCATGATATTTTTTGTCCGACCCTGCTCACTCACCGACATGGATGTTCCTCTCAGAGTTCTTCTCATCATCACCGGACTCACAG GAATTCACAGCATAACTACAGTCAGTAAAGTGTCAGTAAAGGCTGGAAAATCAATCTCTATCCCATGTCTCTATGACTCAAAATATAGAAACCATGTGAAATACTTGTGTGAAGGATATTATTGGCACTCCTGCGAGTATGTGattaaaacaaaccaacaaaattCAGGAAGGATTTCAATCTCTGATGACAAAATCCAAAGAATCTTCACTGTGACTGTAAATAATCTGAGGGATGAAGACCCTGGTGATTACTGGTGTGCTGTGGAGATTAATAATGGGCCTGATATCCACGAGTATTTTCATCTGTCAGTCAGCG GTACTCCAAATCTCTATGTGGATCATCAGGAGATTACAGGATCTAAAGGAAAAGATATAACCATCAATTGCTACCATCTTAACCCTGGTAAGAAGAGCTGGTGCAGGCTGGGCAGCTCCTGTGTGACGACTGGATCCTCTGGATTAATAGATGGAACAAGAGTTTCCATCAATGCAAAGGGTCACAATGTTTTCACTGTGACTATGagtggactgaggacagagagcAGCGGCTGGTACCAGTGTGTTAAAGGAGACTTACAGATGCCTGTGCATGTAACTGTTACTGAGCCAACTGTTACTGAGCCATCTACCACAA CCACTCTTGCAACAACAAGCACCACCTTATCACCCACTACTGAGTCTCTGAATCTCACCTCTGTTCTTGCAGACCGCACACCTACCACAGTTCAGGATGAACAGCAAAG TGGTTCTGCTAAACTAAAGAAATTCATCATCCCTTTGAGTGTGTTGGTCTTCACTGTAATGTTGACCTTGTTCATCTGGTTCATGTTGAAAAGACACA AGCAGACCAAATCAGCATCATCAGCCATGACAGAG GCTGAAGAGGAAGTAACGTACAGTAAAGTTGAGCACATAAGGAATACTTCAAACCAG AGGACAAAGGCTGAGAGAGATGAGGACGTGACGTATAGCTCTGTGGTTAACAAGAGACAACAAACTGGCCAAAGG GTTGAAGTAAATGACGACAATGTTACGTACAGTAATGTTGAGCACATAAGGAATACTTCAAGCCAG AGGACAAAGGCTGAGAGAGATGAGGACGTGACGTATAGCTCTGTGGTTAACAAGAGACAACAAAATGGCCAAAGG GTTGAAGCAAATGAAGACAATGTTACGTACAGCACATTGGCTTAG
- the LOC129092777 gene encoding uncharacterized protein LOC129092777 isoform X2: MHQPMIFFVRPCSLTDMDVPLRVLLIITGLTGIHSITTVSKVSVKAGKSISIPCLYDSKYRNHVKYLCEGYYWHSCEYVIKTNQQNSGRISISDDKIQRIFTVTVNNLRDEDPGDYWCAVEINNGPDIHEYFHLSVSGTPNLYVDHQEITGSKGKDITINCYHLNPGKKSWCRLGSSCVTTGSSGLIDGTRVSINAKGHNVFTVTMSGLRTESSGWYQCVKGDLQMPVHVTVTEPTVTEPSTTNRTPTTVQDEQQSGSAKLKKFIIPLSVLVFTVMLTLFIWFMLKRHKQTKSASSAMTEAEEEVTYSKVEHIRNTSNQRTKAERDEDVTYSSVVNKRQQTGQRVEVNDDNVTYSNVEHIRNTSSQRTKAERDEDVTYSSVVNKRQQNGQRVEANEDNVTYSTLA; this comes from the exons ATGCATCAGCCCATGATATTTTTTGTCCGACCCTGCTCACTCACCGACATGGATGTTCCTCTCAGAGTTCTTCTCATCATCACCGGACTCACAG GAATTCACAGCATAACTACAGTCAGTAAAGTGTCAGTAAAGGCTGGAAAATCAATCTCTATCCCATGTCTCTATGACTCAAAATATAGAAACCATGTGAAATACTTGTGTGAAGGATATTATTGGCACTCCTGCGAGTATGTGattaaaacaaaccaacaaaattCAGGAAGGATTTCAATCTCTGATGACAAAATCCAAAGAATCTTCACTGTGACTGTAAATAATCTGAGGGATGAAGACCCTGGTGATTACTGGTGTGCTGTGGAGATTAATAATGGGCCTGATATCCACGAGTATTTTCATCTGTCAGTCAGCG GTACTCCAAATCTCTATGTGGATCATCAGGAGATTACAGGATCTAAAGGAAAAGATATAACCATCAATTGCTACCATCTTAACCCTGGTAAGAAGAGCTGGTGCAGGCTGGGCAGCTCCTGTGTGACGACTGGATCCTCTGGATTAATAGATGGAACAAGAGTTTCCATCAATGCAAAGGGTCACAATGTTTTCACTGTGACTATGagtggactgaggacagagagcAGCGGCTGGTACCAGTGTGTTAAAGGAGACTTACAGATGCCTGTGCATGTAACTGTTACTGAGCCAACTGTTACTGAGCCATCTACCACAA ACCGCACACCTACCACAGTTCAGGATGAACAGCAAAG TGGTTCTGCTAAACTAAAGAAATTCATCATCCCTTTGAGTGTGTTGGTCTTCACTGTAATGTTGACCTTGTTCATCTGGTTCATGTTGAAAAGACACA AGCAGACCAAATCAGCATCATCAGCCATGACAGAG GCTGAAGAGGAAGTAACGTACAGTAAAGTTGAGCACATAAGGAATACTTCAAACCAG AGGACAAAGGCTGAGAGAGATGAGGACGTGACGTATAGCTCTGTGGTTAACAAGAGACAACAAACTGGCCAAAGG GTTGAAGTAAATGACGACAATGTTACGTACAGTAATGTTGAGCACATAAGGAATACTTCAAGCCAG AGGACAAAGGCTGAGAGAGATGAGGACGTGACGTATAGCTCTGTGGTTAACAAGAGACAACAAAATGGCCAAAGG GTTGAAGCAAATGAAGACAATGTTACGTACAGCACATTGGCTTAG